The genomic stretch TCCTGATCACAAGGTGTGTAAAACGTTGTCATTATTCCCTCCcattcaaaagacaaccctCTTGaacgtttttatttttgtgctcaGCGTTACTAAAATTGAGTGATGATTTGtaatcaaacaggaagtgtgccaGTTCCTGAAATCCCAGCTCGATCCCACTAGTATCGACTCGCTCTTTTTTGCTGCGGAGACCAGCCAAGCCATATCCGGGTGTGAGGTATGCAAATGTTCCCCCAAATAATTGACCTTACCGGATTTTGTACTAGATTTTGCACCATAGACTCTCCTGATCAAAATCTAACGACCTGCAGGAAAAGTGCAAGATATGTCGTTGACTTCAAGCTGTAGCAATTCTCATTCCTTGTCGCTGAAATGTTGTCATcgtcaatattattatataaaaaacattattggtAACACATCATGATAtcatgacattacattacattacattacatatagagcagagggagccaccttctgtggcccagcaaggtgcacggTATCCAgacatatttttaatgttatgggATTTATTGCTATGACCTCATAAGCCTTTTCTTCACCACTTAGATTCCTGTGTCCAATGAAACCCGCGACATCCTCCTGGCCGCTGTGAGTGAAGACTCCACCATGACTCAAATTCACCGGGCTGTGAGCGCGCTCAGTTCCCTGGGTCTTCCTCTGACCTCTCAGGAAGTCGTAGGTGCACTCACAGCTCGCATCAACAAGGAGGACAATGTGGTGGCGTAAGTTTGGTGGTGGGGGGAATTTGTGTGGCCAAATTAGTTTAATGTTTTACACGCTACCTTTTGCACAGTATTACCTCAGCTCTGCAAACAGCCGCCCGCCTTTCCCAGCAGACGGAGCTTGGAGGAATACTTGAGGAAATTGAGGTGAGTGCTTGGACCTCCACCACTAGGTGGTGCTGTTGCAGCAATTGTCTTTGTCTGACCTCCACACGAATGctgttttttcctgatttcacTCACAGGATCTGACGGCACGTTTAGATGATCTTGGTGGCATCTACCTCCAATTTGAAGAAGGACTGGAGGCCACTGCCATGTTTGTGACTGCAGCTTATTCCCTGTCGGATCATGTTGATATGGAACCCCCCCTCAAAGAGGTATAAATATTCTTTTAAGTGTACAGctccattttattttctattttaatttttaaattccGTTATTTACCTTATCCTACTAGCATAGCATGAGTCCTTTTGTGACAGTAAATAAAATGCTTGTTAATGAAATTGGAAAAATCCTTACATTTCTTGATGCAATGTATCTTTGCACAATTTTAGCCTGTATTACAGAAATGATGTagcttggctaacttttctaatgagaTGTCGGACCTCACACATTCCTACAAAATCCTCAACAAACTACGGTAATGCCTGTGTTTGTGGTTAAGAAAGACTTGCAATTTCATTTGTGTTATTAATGCAAGATATTTACATATcatatacaaatacaacacaAGCAGTCTttctcctcacaatgacagcGTTTCATTCACTTTGTTACTGCAGGGCTTAGAAGTGGAATTATACCACTTAGCAtttttctctctcgctctctctctctcgcaaGGACCAAGTCATTCAGCTGGTGAACTCCATTTTTAGCAAGAAATCCTGGGACTCCCTGGCTGAGGCCTTCAGCGTGGCGAATGCTGCCGCCACTTTCTCCAACAACCGCTTCCACGTTCCTGTTGTCATCGGTACTCATGGCCCGGCCACAGTGTCGCACAGCCAGCCAACTCTGCAGGTACGACCGCTGGAAGTAACGGCTTTATTGTGGTGAACATGGATCCCATCGGTTGGTCATTCTCGCTCTACCTCTTGATTCGCAGCTCCTTGTTACCGACGTCATGTCTCAGCCTCTGGCTTCAGCCAACGTGCAAGTGGAGTCTGTCTATTCTATGGCCTCCAAGGCCATCATACTTGGCCAagcaccattcacactcaatgaGTATGTATCATTGGGGGGGTATAATTAGTCTCTGTCTTTCCTCTAGGTTGAGAGTGAACACTCACATTATAGCCAACTGTATTATGGTGGCTCCTCCATAGTAACATTTCCCAAACTTTCAGAGAGACAAATTAatccaaaaagtcaaattaaagAGACACTGTCCTGTAAATACAATAAGGTGATTTGgttgaattaataaaataacaatgtgTAGATTGTTCTATATGAAAGCTATCCCGATAGCTCTCAGCTGCAGTGACAACCATACTTCCTGCTCATCCACCAATCACACTCACGCCCATGATGCATTCACTAACATGGAAATCCCTCCTTGTTTTTCAGCGGCGTCTTTGAACTGAACTTCATGTCCCAGCAACCGGCCAGTGGATATTACCAGTTTATTGTTTCTGTGACTGGAGATAGCCGATTAATTGCCAATCGCGTTGAGGTGAGTTTCTATCTATTGTTAACATTTACGTACATAAGACATGTCATCTTTAGCGCGGCCCACACCCAAGGCCCGACTTTTGCGGAATGTGGAATCCCACTAATGGTGAAATAACCAGACAAACCTGCAGCTTCAAGGCTTTGCAGTTGAAATGACGAAACCCTGATGGCGCCAAGCTGCTTTAAAGAGTACTTTAGCAGTTCTATTTCACGCTAAATAAGACCTACAACAAGACAGCACCCGAGGGCTCTGGTTTACCTGATAGTAGTGGTGTGGTAGTATTAGTAGTCATGATGTTTGACAACAAGTTCCCATCCTTCTGTGTGGACCAAGTGCagttaaatataaatgaaaaaatatatcagtCTTTATCAGTATGGGTTTTATCAAAGTTGACTGACAAATTACCTACACATTATTATCTAGCTCAAAATGAAAGTGTCCACTGAGGTGTCCATCACCAACATGGACCTCTCTGTGGTGGACAAGGACCAGAGCATCGGCACAAAGACCACCAGGTTAGAACTCAAGACTTGCACCTTTTACCGTCTACATATTTAtgaccctgaaaaaaaaacaaaaatgatttgAAATGATCCAGGGTCAACTATCCCTCCAAAGCCAAGAGCCCATTCACAGCCGACAGCCACCAGAACTTTGCTATGTCCTTCCAGCTGGTTGATGTCAACACCGGGGTTGAACTCACACCCCACCAGGTCTGTAACCGGGATTTGGAGCCGAACACATCGGCATCACACCCCCGGCGAGCTGTCTAAATGTCTTCCCGTTTGTTTTCTCTGTCGCAGACTTTTGTTCGACTGCACAATCAGAAAACCGGCCAAGAGGTTGTTTTTGTTGCGGAGCCCGACAAGAGCGTGTATAAGTTTGAGTTAGACACGGCAAAACTCAAATCAGAGTTCGACTCGATCTCCGGCACCTACTCCTTATATCTGATTGTTGGGGACGCCACCTTGGAGAATCCAATCCTGTGGAACGTGGTAAGTGTTCGGTGAGGTGTCAGCTTGTCCGTATTGTCTTGTTGACATTCGCCATCAATCTGTTCAAAGGCTGATGTTGTGCTGAAGTTTGTGGATGAGGAAGCCCCCGCTGCTATTCAGCCCAAGACTCTTTACGTACCCAAACCAGAGATCCAGGTAAAGCTCATTTTCATCACAACGTTCCTGCCAACCAGGTGAAACCAGTCCAGTTGCTTTGAATCCCAGTTTGAATCTTGCCTCCCAATTTTGCAGCACTTATTCAGGGAACCAGAGAAGAAGCCCCCAACTGTTGTTTCCAACACCTTCACCGCACTCGTCCTGTCTCCCTTGCTGCTCCTGCTCATCCTGGTAATAATGGACGCCATCTTTAAATGGCAAAATCATTGCTGTCATCatcttattattaataattttttaaatgtgcaattATTTATCATCTCAATGAGCACCATAGTATTAGTTTTAGTTTACCCTGataaatattgttagaatgAGCTGCGTGTATGAAGTGTAAGATAATAAACACCTTTTGTTTGCGTCTTTCTCCTCCCCTTTGCAGTGGATTAAGCTTGGAGCCAACATTTCCAACTTGAGCTTCTCTCCCAGCACCATTCTCTTCCATGCAGGGCATGCAGGTTAGTCCTTCAACATATTCTTACCTccgcataataataaaaatgtggctcccaatgctaacacgcGAGTCTGTATTATGTCTTATGcttattttatgtcttttatgcctactatattggctaataagagcgtaaaggtgactataggggtgctattgtgtctggagggctctaataatgttataatctggaaggtcgtaaacatgtttttctgtgctaaaactaccaaaatatacaatttaaagataaggaatcctacttagcaGTAATTCACAGAGTATAGTCGGGCCTGGAACCAGTTAACAGCGCTAAGCGCtacatcgctccctcactctataGGCACTCTATAGGGAACATATTTACTATGACACTGCTAGAGCAAGAGTTTTAATCACGTCTCaagtggcttatttactctttacTCTAATTGTCtacatattgggtaataaaagaGTAAAGCCTCCATTACAGTACATGGACGTATTGGACTACATTGATGTACGTATTGTAATATTGGAAGTACACTGTCAACTAAAAAACTATAAGGAACTGCTAACTTAActtctatgtctaatatgtcttttCTCTGATTCTAATTTTGCAATGTGGAATTTTAATATGTACATAATCCACAACCAGCACAATGGCTGCTGTTTGCTTGAATGCTTTTTCCatgaaagaatgaaaatgtGATATTGATTCTGTTTTCCAGCCATGCTGGGACTGATGTACGTCTACTGGACCCACTTGAACATGTTCCAGACTCTTAAGTACCTGGCGATTATCGGGGGTGTAACATTCCTGGCCGGGAACCGCATGCTGGCTCAGAAGGCGGTGAAGAGGTACGTGCGGCGGCGACGGCACCTGGCGCTAAAGACTCCTTAGTCCTTGAGAGGAATCTGATGCTTTCAGATGTTCTGGAGGCCCCCCTCGATAGTTTGCTGCTTGAAAATAGAAAGAAAAGTGGCTCTCCATGTTGCTCTCTGTTGGGAAAAGCACGGCTGCGAGCGAGATGCTGCAAGTGGGCAATCTCTTGTCGAGCCCCCTTAAGCGGCCAACAAGCCATGTGGCACTCGTGTTACCGCCTCAAGACGTTGTTTGTCTCACTTATACCTCTCCTTGTTCAACACACAGCCTTTTTATGACACGAGTGGCAAACCACAATTAATGATGACTCAGCGAGGACGTCTCCCATTTCCTGTCCAATCTCTTACTCTCTTCTATACGTCGCTGTCTCTTACTCCTCTTTCAGGATTGCGGCCGAGCAAAGTAGTAGGTTGGCAAAGTATAGGAGCCTCCGATAAATCGCCTGTAACAAAGGAGCTGGTTGTGCTCCCCAGGCTGAAGTAAGGGCTTCCTCCTAGGctgtacccccccacccccaccccccaccccaccaagtGCATCTCTATGTAGGCTGGCAGCATGCATGCCTGTGTGGTGATCACTCATCCCAACTGATATGCTGGGTCGCCTTGCATTCACCCCCACCATTATCACTTCCCACTAATCCCTCCATTGGTGTCCACTCCAGCCGATACGGTGGGATTGTTTGGATATGGGCCTGTCATGATAATTGatcaattaatcaattcatGTAACTATTAACGTCAATTATGGcacccgtgcatgtgtgtgtgtgtgtgtgtgttgcatcttTCTGgaccacacaggctggatgacaagaggcttCACTCTGCATTTGTCTGTACGCGTTGGCTCAATGGTTGAACGAACCCTTATCTCATTCAGCCTctgtggaggcggggctactaGCGGTTAGCCTTGTGAGCCGGCATACGCTAACATGAATAACGGCACAGAAGAGGTGGTTTTAAAGGCAAACGGAACAGCCCCAGTGtgggaatatttttgtttttaatccaaATCAACAAGGTGAGAGCATGAACGCCGACCAACCGATATGTCGCATTTGTTTGAAAGTAGTGACGAAGAAGAACAAGGGGAACACGGCCAACCTTGTTTGCACACACAGCCTTTGTCCTGATAGCGTAGAATGGTGCGCGCTCACAGACGGTGTCGCTCgctccatgaaaaaaaattgctaatAATTTAGTAGCACATTTATCATCCTGCTAAATTTGTTGTCGTGGCAGGCCTATTTGGATAACCCAGGgttccacccacccaccccatcCAAGTAACATTACCTGCTCCACATTTAAATGCATGTAGCATCTTCACGTCATAGATGTTTACACTAAGTCAAGTGTAAAGAGTATGAAAGCACTAATATgcactctttctttctttcccttacAGAATTGAGAAAAAATAAGCCAAcgaaatggggggaaaaaaagaccatCAAATCAGACATTTAAACCGAATGACGGAGGAAGAATTTGAGTCCACTTGGGGTGCCGCAAGGCCACTGATCTGATCGTGGCACTTCATCTTCCTGTGAGATTATTggactttttgtctttgtgcttttttttcattttttattcttgtGGTTTCTTGACAGAATTGAAgtcctggattttttttgtacattcttCTCGAGTTCTCCTTCTCTGCTCATTTCACCTCCACTGCAGATTTGACCCACTTCGCCTGATTTGACTTTGATGTGAAAATGCAGAAGTGGTTTCACATTTAATATGaaaagtttgccccccccccccccttcccccttaAGATAAATTAACACACGGGCAATTTGAGGATATGTTTTTTCTAAcggaaaatattaaataaaggaTTGGAGGTGTGAATGGAAGTGTTCAATGAGTTTGGTACACAAGTGTGCAGCAGACCCACTGGAAGTAGCAACATATTCTGTCATgttaaatactttaaaaaattattaacgggcctattctgtttttttttttgtcaggacaGCCAAAAATACTTCTAgaattacccagtatagtagacaaaataagtaaataagccatttaagacgtaaataaaactcctgctccagcagtgtcacagtaaataAGTTACCTTAAGTGTTAAGTCCAGTGCTTGTCTCCCTGggcaattactgacacctagtggccaatgtagaacacAACTTTAACAagaatgcttcttctgcctgTATTTCACTTCATGACATGAATTACATGGGGGCAACAACAAACACCTCCAACTGAGTTTCAACAGTTTGTTCGGTTGTCCGTCAGATTTAAGCTCTTTTTGCTGGTGTTGCACCCCCAACAAACCACAGCAAAGTGCCGGGTGCACATTCATATTTTcggaaaatgtgtgtttttgcatgtGCAGCGTTTTCCCTTTGAATTTGATTGACAGCGCTTGTTGTGTCGTGTCTAAGACTACTTTGGATTGATCAAAAAGAAGAACATTCACGAGCCCCACGAAggaatatattaatttttattatgattaggCCTCCAAATGTTGACAACACTTGAAGCCGACATTGCTAAtttacacaattaaaaaaattaacatacaATAACTGACAATACATGTATTATGAATTGTGGATCTTTTCTTCAGTGCTTCCAAATGATATTTTGGTCAAGGACATCAAGCTGAGATGGTTTTGAAAAGGAGCACACCGTGTGTCTGCTTCAGTCTGCAgggaacaaagaaaaaaaatatctaacgTGCCGTTGGAAGCTTCCTGGGAGTATTAGCTTGTCGTGTTTACCCGAGCCTCGCTGCATTTCTTCAAGTCCTCGTGTATCTCTGATTGCTCAGGATGGATGTCAGAGCTTCATTATACCTTCCCTCGTAGACATCTGACTGGCGTTTCATGTAACTCTCACTTCCATCTCTGGGGGGAGGGTTAGAAGAACACTTGATGATTCAAGTTCCATTGTGCTGCAGGAACAATAGGTATGCACGCATTGGAAGGATTGGATTGATTGGGTGATACCTACTCCAGGCGTTTGCCCATGATGGTCTGAAGGAACTTCCTGGCAGAGATTTGGCCCAGGACTTTCCTGTAACTGTTTGTAAAGATGGCGTCGGCGTGGCGGGCTAAGCTGAAATACATTGAAACCAACATTTTAGATTCTATACTTGATTTTCTTTCCTTTCAAGAGTTCAAATTAATATCTTATGAGGAATATCTGTATACATGAAGGAAATTagacaaattaataaatacacaaatatgttaATACTGAAAATAGTATAGCATGGAAACAGCatgacaacagcaaaaataaataatcagaaCGACTTCGGATAAGACTGGAAATAGTCCACAAAGTCATACATAATAGTATGTGCTTTTTCATAGCCCctcttttttaataattaattagtaattaatgACACCAGAGACTTTGCACTATACAAAATAATGGCTccaaaaagttataaaaatggCAATATAGAATGTGTCATATAGTTAATGCAATCACGCCTTTTGTGAGTAATTAATGATAGCAGCAATCTTGGGTAAGACTGAAAATAGTCCACAAAGTCATAGAAATGACAGTAATACATCCTCATTTCATTCATGTGTTTGCCCCTCTTGCAAGTAATGGATGTGGGATAttcacataagcaatgaggattggctcaggttttagtaaaattgcgtcttcagccaatcagagaacttgagtgggcgggt from Doryrhamphus excisus isolate RoL2022-K1 chromosome 1, RoL_Dexc_1.0, whole genome shotgun sequence encodes the following:
- the rpn2 gene encoding dolichyl-diphosphooligosaccharide--protein glycosyltransferase subunit 2 isoform X2; the encoded protein is MERFRLLGLVLLSLALTGAQTLTPAHFLSLSDVARLQNLLSQPFTDLESAYYSVIGLTKLGATVPDHKEVCQFLKSQLDPTSIDSLFFAAETSQAISGCEIPVSNETRDILLAAVSEDSTMTQIHRAVSALSSLGLPLTSQEVVGALTARINKEDNVVAITSALQTAARLSQQTELGGILEEIEDLTARLDDLGGIYLQFEEGLEATAMFVTAAYSLSDHVDMEPPLKEDQVIQLVNSIFSKKSWDSLAEAFSVANAAATFSNNRFHVPVVIGTHGPATVSHSQPTLQLLVTDVMSQPLASANVQVESVYSMASKAIILGQAPFTLNDGVFELNFMSQQPASGYYQFIVSVTGDSRLIANRVELKMKVSTEVSITNMDLSVVDKDQSIGTKTTRVNYPSKAKSPFTADSHQNFAMSFQLVDVNTGVELTPHQTFVRLHNQKTGQEVVFVAEPDKSVYKFELDTAKLKSEFDSISGTYSLYLIVGDATLENPILWNVADVVLKFVDEEAPAAIQPKTLYVPKPEIQHLFREPEKKPPTVVSNTFTALVLSPLLLLLILWIKLGANISNLSFSPSTILFHAGHAAMLGLMYVYWTHLNMFQTLKYLAIIGGVTFLAGNRMLAQKAVKRIEKK
- the ghrh gene encoding somatoliberin — encoded protein: MTSCMMEKAALLLCCFLVVSTSGSPLFPSIRFGQRDTAILMTSSLKNPAQFEDTSSSQEREELRLARHADAIFTNSYRKVLGQISARKFLQTIMGKRLEDGSESYMKRQSDVYEGRYNEALTSILSNQRYTRT
- the rpn2 gene encoding dolichyl-diphosphooligosaccharide--protein glycosyltransferase subunit 2 isoform X1, whose product is MERFRLLGLVLLSLALTGAQTLTPAHFLSLSDVARLQNLLSQPFTDLESAYYSVIGLTKLGATVPDHKEVCQFLKSQLDPTSIDSLFFAAETSQAISGCEIPVSNETRDILLAAVSEDSTMTQIHRAVSALSSLGLPLTSQEVVGALTARINKEDNVVAITSALQTAARLSQQTELGGILEEIEDLTARLDDLGGIYLQFEEGLEATAMFVTAAYSLSDHVDMEPPLKEDQVIQLVNSIFSKKSWDSLAEAFSVANAAATFSNNRFHVPVVIGTHGPATVSHSQPTLQLLVTDVMSQPLASANVQVESVYSMASKAIILGQAPFTLNDGVFELNFMSQQPASGYYQFIVSVTGDSRLIANRVELKMKVSTEVSITNMDLSVVDKDQSIGTKTTRVNYPSKAKSPFTADSHQNFAMSFQLVDVNTGVELTPHQTFVRLHNQKTGQEVVFVAEPDKSVYKFELDTAKLKSEFDSISGTYSLYLIVGDATLENPILWNVADVVLKFVDEEAPAAIQPKTLYVPKPEIQHLFREPEKKPPTVVSNTFTALVLSPLLLLLILWIKLGANISNLSFSPSTILFHAGHAAMLGLMYVYWTHLNMFQTLKYLAIIGGVTFLAGNRMLAQKAVKRIAAEQSSRLAKYRSLR